The Meiothermus sp. genome segment GGCACTGCCCCACCCAGTCGCCAAAGAGTTCCTGGGCCGCCTCGATGATCTGGCCCAGCGCCTCGGCGGGGGAGAGTTCCAGGTTCTGCTGGCTCCACGCTGCCGAGGCATGCAGCACCAGCACCGGGGGGTCTGGTACGGCTCGCTTGGTATGGTCGAGGGCGGCCCAGGCCAGAACCGGGTGTTCGATTTCCAGCCCTACCCAGTCCAGGTAGGGTATCTGATGGGGTACCAGGATAGCCGCCCAGCAAGGGGTGTAGCGCACGGCCTGCAAGGCTATTCGAACTTCCGGTTTGAGCCATTCGTTGGCCAGCTCAAGGGCCTGGGGAGCCGGCATGTTGAGTACCAGGGCCCGCCCTGAGCGAACCTGCCCGTCCTCGAGCCGTACCTTCCAACCGGCTTCGTGCTCACTTTTGTGCAGGCTCGTCACCAGGGCTTTGGTTTCCAGGGGCAATGGTTTATCTTGCGACTCCAGCCCCTGCAAAAAGACCTTGCCCAGGGTGCTCATACCGTCCGGGCAGACATAACGGGGGTGCCCGGCAGTGCGCGACTTGATACCGTTATGCCTTAATACGGGAAAACCCTGGGTCCACTCGCGCACGATGCCATGCTTGACCAGATCGGGAATCAGGATGCGCAACGGGTCGTTTTTGGCCGTGAAATACTGTGCGCCGTGGTCTACCCGCACAATTTTGCCATCCAGCTCGAGCCAGCGGGTCGCGGCCCGTCCCGAAACCCCCCGGGATTTATCCAGAACATGTACCTCAAGTCCGGCTCGAGCCAGATCCCGCCCTGCTGCCAACCCGGCCAGACCTGCGCCCACAATCAATACATCGGGTGAGTGCTCCATTACAAATCCAAGAATCGGGCTTGGGGCGCTTTTCGTCAATCTGGTAGGCTCTAGCCGGTGAAGCCAGCACTGGAAACCGACTGGTGGGCAATGGGGTTGCGGGTGGCCGGTATCGACGAAGCTGGGCGGGGGGCCCTGGCCGGGCCGGTAGTGGCCGCAGCGGTGATTTTGCCTCCGCCCAGGGGTTCTCTGGACTACCCTTTCCTCGATTCCAAGATGCTGGCTCCTAAGGAGCGGGAGGCTTTAGAACCCCAGGTTCGGGCGGTGGCCCTGGCCTATGGGGTGGGCTGGGCCGAAACGGCAGAAATAGACCGGCTCGGCATCCTGGGGGCCACCCACCTGGCGGCCCTGCGGGCCTTGAAGGAACTTATGCTGCCACCGGAGGCTTTGCTGACCGATTATCTACGTCTGGAGAGGGAGTGGCAGCAATACCTGCGCGACCATCCTGCCCGCCCCGATTCGCCAAACCTGCTGCGCTGCCCGGCCAAAGCCGACCAAAACAGCCCCACTGTGGCGGCAGCCAGCATCCTGGCTAAAGTGGCGCGGGATCGGCATATGCAAGCCCTCGAGCGCCGCTACCCAGGCTATGGGTTTGCCCAACACAAGGGTTACGGCACAGCGCAGCACCTGGAGGCCCTGGAGCGCTTGGGGCCCTGTGAGGCACACCGCCGTACTTTTGCCCCGGTGGCCCGGGCAGGGTTGTTTAGACTCTCTTGAGACAGGGATATTTGTAGCTGTGGGTAAGCTAGAATTTGCTAGGTGAACAGTATGCGAAGATGGCTTCCGCTTGCTTTACTGGCCGTATTGCTCTCGAGTTGCTTCCCTGCAGGTCGCCCCGGCGTTACGGTAGGTCTGCGCTTTGGTTTTGATCTGAGCCCCATCATTACCCGCTTCGAGCCCGACCGTGGGCGAGGGGCTAGCTACCTGGTCGGCGAGAGCGTGCGTTTTGTGGTCAGCCTGGCCCGTGCGGGTTACGTTACCCTCGTGGGCATTGACCCCGACGGCGTAACCTACGAGTTTGACCGGATCTTCCTTAACCCCGGCACCCACCTGCTCTCTGGCCCTCCGGGGTTCCGCTACGAGCTGCGCCCACCCCGGGGGATCCAGCGGGTTCGGGCCATCTACACCGATACCCCGCACCCCTCCGGCTTTATCTTCCGGGGCACCTACAGCTCGGAAGGCTGGGATCAACAGACCTCCATATACATCCAGCGCAGCGGCTCGAGGGTACGCGACGTAGCCGAAACGTTCTTCTACATCCGCTAACCAGCGGCAAGTCTTGTAGGATACCGTCAAAAGGACAGTTTACAAAACCAAAAACCCCAATGGTTTTCTTTTGAATCCTAGAGCACACCCTATCCCTGTCGGATGGCGAAAAAAATCGTCTCCCTTTCCAAGGGGCGGTATCGTCCTTCGCTACGCGAGTAACCTCGGTCGGTTTAGTTCGCTACCCTTCGATAACGAATCAACCGAATCTGGTATTACACACAAATCTGCCGTAAATACACCAAAATGTTTCCCAAATGCGAATCACCCAAGATTTGCCCTTGGGGACGTATATCTGAAGGGGTGTTTGCTTAACAGCCGCATTACAGGGGTTGAGATGAGTGTATGCGGTATTGATGTTGCCCTGCACGGCGGGCTGGCATATAATCTCCTCGCACCCACAGTGCATTAAAAAATCGCTGTTTTAGCTCAGGAGGAAGTAAATGAAGCGACGTGACTTCTTGAAGAAGGCGGGGATTGGTGCGGTTGCGGCCAGCACCGTATTCGGCCCGGTTTACGCCCAGACCGCCCAGCGCATCCGCTGGCGCATGGCCACCAGCTGGCCCCGCTCCCTGGACACCCTGTTTGGGGCAGCCGAGATTGTGGCCAAGCGGGTCTCGGAGATGACCGACGGTCGTTTTGAGATCACCCCCTTCCCGGCCGGCGAAATTGCCCCTGGCCTCCAGGTGCTCGATGTGGTGCAGGCCGGCAACGTAGAGTGCGGGCACACCGCCAACTACTACTACGTGGGCAAAAGCCCGTCCCTGGCCTTCGACACAGGGGTGCCCTTTGGTCTTAACCCCCGTCAGCAAAACGCCTGGCTGTACTACGGAGGTGGTTTGCAGGCCATGCAGCGGGTGATGGCCGACTTCAGCGCCATTACCTTCCCTGCCGGCAATACTGGGGTACAGATGGGCGGTTGGTTCCGCAAAGAAATCAAAGGCCCCGAAGACCTTAAGGGCTTGCGCTTCCGCATTCCTGGCCTGGGCGGGCAGGTCATGACCCGCCTGGGGGTAACCGTGCAAACCCTACCCGGAGGCGAGATTTTCCTGGCGCTGGATCGGGGCGCCATTGACGGCGCCGAGTGGGTAGGCCCCTACGACGATGAAAAACTGGGCCTCAACAAAGCGGCGCGCTTTTACTACTACCCCGGCTGGTGGGAGCCCGGTTCTACGGTGTCGGCCATTGTGAACCTGGATCGCTGGCGCAGCCTGCCTAAGGAGTACCAGGAAATCTTCAAGACCGCCTGCCGCGAAGCCAACGAAGCCACCCTGGCCGAGTACGACGCCAAGAACTCACCGGCCCTGGCCCGTTTGCAAAGGGCCGGAACCCAGATCCGGCCCTACCCCACCACGGTGTTGCAAGCCGCCAACCGCGAGTCCACGGCGCTCTACGAGGAAATCTCGGCCAAGGATGCGACCTACCGAGGCATCTACACCTCCTGGAAAACCTTCCGCGATGAAATTCGCCGCTGGTTTGCCACCAACGAGTTCCGCTACGACGATTTCGTTCGCAACCTGCGCTAGTCCATACCGGATGTAGTTGGCTCAGCGCGCCTGATTTTTGGCTCCCACGACGGGTGGGAGCCGTTCGTTTTGGGCCCGGGTCATTGACGCTGGGGGGTGGGGTGGTTAGGATAATCCGAGTCAATTTTTGAGGAGTGAAAGCGATGTTTTTTGAACCGGTAGGGTTACCTCGAGGGGGTGCTAGGTGCAGTTGCTGCTTACAGTATCCAGGCTGATAGACACCGTCAATGAGTGGGTGGGGCGCGTAGTGCTGTGGCTGGTGGTGCCGATGGTGGCCATAGGCGCCTACAACGCCATCGGACGGAGCCTCGATAAGTCGGTGGGCACTCGACTGGCCTCGAACACCTACTTCGAGCTTCAGTGGTACATTTTCTCGCTCATCTTCTTGCTGATGGTAGGTTATGTGCTCAAGCACGATGGCCATATTCGGGTCGATGTGGTCTATGCCCGCCTGGGCGAGCGGGGTCGGGCCTGGGTCAATATGCTCGGTTCCATCCTGTTTCTGGTTCCATTTGCGCTGGTGCTTTTTTATGTTAGCCTGCCCCTGGTTAGCTTCTCCGTACAGGTGCGCGAGATGTCCTCGGACGCAGGGGGCCTGCCGCGCTGGCCGCTGAAACTGATGCTGTTGCCTGCTTTCGTCTTGCTGGCATTGCAGGGGCTGTCGGAGTTCATTAAGAACCTGGCTTTCCTACGGGGGGTGCTGCCCCGCCTGCCCCACGAAGCCAAAGGGGAGGTTGCCTAGATGGTTTTGCAGGGCGGCGGTGTCGAACTATTGGGCGGAGCCATGTTTCTGGGGGCCCTGGTGCTCATCTTTACCGGTTACCCCGTGGCCTTTGCCCTGGGGGGGGTGGCGCTCATCTTTGGCGCAGTTGGAATTGCCATCGGTGAGTTTGACCTGCGCTTTGTGGGCAGCCTGCCCCAGCGCATCTTTGGCATCATGTCCAACTACACCCTGCTGGCCATCCCCTACTTCATATTTCTGGGGCTTATTTTAGAGAAATCCAAGCTCGCTGAGCAGCTCCTGGATACGGTGGGGCAGCTCTTTGGCCCGGTAAGAGGGGGCGTTGCTATTGCGGTGGTGCTGGTGGGTACTCTTTTGGCCGCAACTACGGGGGTGGTAGCCGCCACCGTGGTGGCCATGGGTCTGATTTCCCTGCCGGTGATGCTCAAGTATGGCTACAGCAAGCCTCTGGCTACCGGGGTGATTGCGGCCTCGGGAACGCTGGGCCAGATTATCCCGCCCAGCATTGTGCTGGTGGTGTTAGGCGACCAGCTGGGTGTCAGCGTGGGGGATCTGTTTTTGGGGGCCCTGATACCCGGTCTGATGCTCTCCGGCGCTCTGGTGTTGCTGGTGGCCCTGGTGGCCCTGGTAAGGCCCAAGATGGCCCCGGCCCTGCCGCCCGAAGCCCGGCCCTACAAGGGCTGGGAACTGGGACGGCGGGCTATCGTGGCCATGGTGCCGCCGGTTCTGCTAATTTTGTTTGTGCTGGGCAGTATTTTCTTTGGTATTGCCACCCCTACAGAAGCAGGGGCGGTGGGCTCGGTGGCGGCGCTCATTATGGCAGCCTTCTATCGCCGTCTGAGCTGGAAGGTTTTCCGCGATGCGGTGGTGGAAACCGCCCGCTTCACCAGCATGGTGATTTTTATCCTGATTGGGGCTACTGCTTTTAGTCTGATATTCAGGGGCCTCGAGG includes the following:
- a CDS encoding NAD(P)/FAD-dependent oxidoreductase; this translates as MEHSPDVLIVGAGLAGLAAGRDLARAGLEVHVLDKSRGVSGRAATRWLELDGKIVRVDHGAQYFTAKNDPLRILIPDLVKHGIVREWTQGFPVLRHNGIKSRTAGHPRYVCPDGMSTLGKVFLQGLESQDKPLPLETKALVTSLHKSEHEAGWKVRLEDGQVRSGRALVLNMPAPQALELANEWLKPEVRIALQAVRYTPCWAAILVPHQIPYLDWVGLEIEHPVLAWAALDHTKRAVPDPPVLVLHASAAWSQQNLELSPAEALGQIIEAAQELFGDWVGQCRTAMAHRWRYALPTQTHPWPFLAQDNLVFCGDWCAGPRIEGALESGWAAAEYLIESLKP
- a CDS encoding ribonuclease HII: MGLRVAGIDEAGRGALAGPVVAAAVILPPPRGSLDYPFLDSKMLAPKEREALEPQVRAVALAYGVGWAETAEIDRLGILGATHLAALRALKELMLPPEALLTDYLRLEREWQQYLRDHPARPDSPNLLRCPAKADQNSPTVAAASILAKVARDRHMQALERRYPGYGFAQHKGYGTAQHLEALERLGPCEAHRRTFAPVARAGLFRLS
- a CDS encoding DUF4384 domain-containing protein → MRRWLPLALLAVLLSSCFPAGRPGVTVGLRFGFDLSPIITRFEPDRGRGASYLVGESVRFVVSLARAGYVTLVGIDPDGVTYEFDRIFLNPGTHLLSGPPGFRYELRPPRGIQRVRAIYTDTPHPSGFIFRGTYSSEGWDQQTSIYIQRSGSRVRDVAETFFYIR
- a CDS encoding TRAP transporter substrate-binding protein; its protein translation is MKRRDFLKKAGIGAVAASTVFGPVYAQTAQRIRWRMATSWPRSLDTLFGAAEIVAKRVSEMTDGRFEITPFPAGEIAPGLQVLDVVQAGNVECGHTANYYYVGKSPSLAFDTGVPFGLNPRQQNAWLYYGGGLQAMQRVMADFSAITFPAGNTGVQMGGWFRKEIKGPEDLKGLRFRIPGLGGQVMTRLGVTVQTLPGGEIFLALDRGAIDGAEWVGPYDDEKLGLNKAARFYYYPGWWEPGSTVSAIVNLDRWRSLPKEYQEIFKTACREANEATLAEYDAKNSPALARLQRAGTQIRPYPTTVLQAANRESTALYEEISAKDATYRGIYTSWKTFRDEIRRWFATNEFRYDDFVRNLR
- a CDS encoding TRAP transporter small permease subunit translates to MQLLLTVSRLIDTVNEWVGRVVLWLVVPMVAIGAYNAIGRSLDKSVGTRLASNTYFELQWYIFSLIFLLMVGYVLKHDGHIRVDVVYARLGERGRAWVNMLGSILFLVPFALVLFYVSLPLVSFSVQVREMSSDAGGLPRWPLKLMLLPAFVLLALQGLSEFIKNLAFLRGVLPRLPHEAKGEVA
- a CDS encoding TRAP transporter large permease subunit, producing the protein MVLQGGGVELLGGAMFLGALVLIFTGYPVAFALGGVALIFGAVGIAIGEFDLRFVGSLPQRIFGIMSNYTLLAIPYFIFLGLILEKSKLAEQLLDTVGQLFGPVRGGVAIAVVLVGTLLAATTGVVAATVVAMGLISLPVMLKYGYSKPLATGVIAASGTLGQIIPPSIVLVVLGDQLGVSVGDLFLGALIPGLMLSGALVLLVALVALVRPKMAPALPPEARPYKGWELGRRAIVAMVPPVLLILFVLGSIFFGIATPTEAGAVGSVAALIMAAFYRRLSWKVFRDAVVETARFTSMVIFILIGATAFSLIFRGLEGDKLVKDILVALPGGEVGFIVFVMVLVFVLGFFIDFFEIAFIIVPLVLPAAEAIWRAQAEALQMAGNYDLSTEAFVQGKLLWFGIILAMNLQTSFLTPPFGFALFYLRGVAPPEVKTTDMYRGVIPFIAVQILVLIITIAFPSLSSWLPSLRGTPGG